A part of Primulina eburnea isolate SZY01 chromosome 10, ASM2296580v1, whole genome shotgun sequence genomic DNA contains:
- the LOC140842394 gene encoding arogenate dehydratase 1-like encodes MVSLNSPCSRPDLNSLFRTAETGLNRHRVGWDRSVILCVSRFDSSNPNSTAASIQNGLSFGAGLVGRSRFEWQSSCAILASKVMSLDQDTEKSNGSGDSIAAVNGHPTLDLVPINNRPFSPALLHRPLSIADLSPSPMHGSRLRVAYQGIPGAYSEAAAGKAYPNCEAIPCDQFEVAFQAVELWIADRAVLPVENSLGGSIHRNYDLLLRHRLHIVGEVQLPVHHCLLALPGVCKEFLTRVISHPQALSQCELTLTNMDLNVIREAVDDTAGAAEYISTNNLHNTAAIASARAAELYGLNILADGIQDDSSNVTRFVMLAREPIIPRTDRPFKTSIVFAHEKGTSVLFKVLSAFAFRNISLTKIESRPRRNCPIRLVDNAETGTAKHFEYMFYIDFEASLAEVRAQNALVEVQEYSSFLRVLGSYPMDMTPWAPSSPQD; translated from the coding sequence ATGGTGTCCCTGAATTCTCCCTGTTCACGTCCGGATCTGAATTCTTTGTTCCGGACGGCGGAAACTGGTCTGAACCGCCACCGAGTCGGATGGGATAGATCCGTCATCCTGTGTGTTTCGAGGTTCGATTCTTCGAATCCGAATTCGACCGCGGCTTCGATTCAGAACGGCTTAAGCTTTGGCGCTGGGTTGGTTGGAAGGAGCCGGTTTGAGTGGCAGAGTTCTTGCGCTATTCTTGCAAGCAAAGTGATGTCACTGGACCAAGATACCGAGAAAAGTAATGGCAGCGGCGATAGTATCGCTGCCGTAAATGGCCACCCGACATTAGACCTCGTACCGATCAATAATCGGCCTTTTTCACCGGCGTTACTCCATAGGCCGTTGAGTATCGCCGACCTGTCTCCGTCTCCGATGCACGGTTCTAGGCTCCGGGTAGCGTATCAGGGTATTCCCGGAGCTTATAGCGAAGCTGCTGCAGGAAAGGCGTATCCCAATTGCGAAGCTATTCCCTGTGACCAATTTGAAGTGGCATTCCAGGCGGTTGAGCTTTGGATCGCCGACAGAGCCGTCCTCCCCGTGGAAAACTCCCTCGGCGGATCCATCCACCGCAACTACGATCTGCTCCTCCGCCACCGCCTCCACATCGTCGGAGAAGTCCAACTCCCCGTCCACCACTGCCTCCTGGCACTCCCCGGAGTCTGTAAAGAGTTCCTCACCCGCGTGATCAGCCACCCACAGGCCTTGTCCCAATGCGAGCTCACGCTAACCAACATGGACCTCAACGTCATCCGGGAAGCGGTCGATGATACGGCCGGAGCTGCGGAATACATCTCCACCAACAACCTCCACAACACCGCGGCGATCGCCTCGGCACGAGCAGCCGAGCTGTACGGGCTGAACATACTAGCAGACGGGATCCAGGACGACTCGAGCAATGTAACACGATTCGTCATGCTGGCGAGGGAACCGATCATCCCTCGCACGGATAGGCCATTCAAAACAAGCATCGTATTCGCACACGAAAAGGGAACCAGCGTCCTATTCAAAGTCTTATCGGCCTTTGCTTTCAGGAACATCAGTTTGACAAAAATCGAGTCCCGGCCGCGCCGGAACTGCCCGATCAGATTAGTGGACAACGCGGAGACCGGGACGGCCAAGCATTTCGAGTACATGTTTTACATAGATTTCGAGGCGTCGTTGGCGGAGGTGCGGGCGCAAAATGCCTTAGTGGAGGTGCAAGAATATTCATCTTTCTTGAGGGTCTTAGGAAGCTACCCCATGGATATGACTCCATGGGCTCCATCTTCCCCCCAAGATTAA
- the LOC140842396 gene encoding putative phytosulfokines 6 encodes MNRHFHMMIALIFLLVSFTTIPKYSARELAPEQGEVNVKMNNVESQESVTKMKGFDSFDQILMGLEETNSCEGGSDEEDCSRRRDMLEAHLDYIYTQQHKP; translated from the exons ATGAATCGACATTTTCATATGATGATTGCTCTTATTTTCCTCCTCGTTTCCTTTACCACCATCCCCAAGTATTCTGCAAGAGAATTGGCACCCGAACAAG GAGAAGTGAATGTGAAGATGAACAACGTCGAGAGCCAAGAATCTGTCACAAAAATGAAAGGCTTCGATTCTTTTGAT CAGATATTGATGGGTCTTGAAGAAACTAACTCATGTGAAGGAGGATCAGATGAAGAAGACTGTTCAAGGAGAAGGGACATGCTTGAGGCGCACCTTGACTACATCTACACTCAGCAACATAAACcttga